Within Phycisphaerales bacterium, the genomic segment CGAGGACCGCCGTCTGGAGGTGGTTCTGCTCGACGCGGATGGATTTGTAGTAGGTCTGGTGGTCGAGCCGGCCGGAGGCGTAGTTGTACCCGCTGGAGTTCCCGGCCGCGACGTTGAAGGGCATGTTCAGGCAACGCGCGATCTCGTTGAGGATCTCGCGTTTGAACTCGGCGTATGTCGTCGCGGGCTGCTCGGCATGGACCTGACCGAGCTTCCAGCCGCCGGGCAGGACCGTGGCCAGCCGCTTCTCGAGTTCGACGATATCCATCGGCTCAAGAGACTCGGCTTCACCGTTGGGAGGTGCGTCGGTGTAGATGACGGCCGCGAAGTCGGCGGCAGTCTCCGCCGCGGCGATCACCGCGAGCGTGTAGCGCCGCAACTGGGCGAACAGCGGCAGCGCCGGCGTGATATCGGGGATGCCGCGCCACTGCCCCGGCCGGTCGACGCGGTAGTAATGCACCACTGAAGCGGCCGGCACGGTGTCGAACTCGCCGGAGAAGCCGAATGCGCCACTGTCACCGGGATGGCGACGCAGCACCGTGTACGAGATCGGGTTGCCGAACGAGTCGAACGTGATCCCATCCGCTTCGCCCACGCGAAGCAGGCGACCGGGCGGGCTCGTCACCTGGTCCGGTTCGACAAGCCGCAGATCGAGTTGGACCGGCGCCTCGACGGCCGGGTTGCTGGTGAGAATCCCGAAGACCTCGCCGCTCTCGGCCCGGGCCAGTCGCATGGTGCGCAACTTCTCAGGCAGGTTGATCGCCCGCGACCACTGCGCGAATGACTTCTCGATGACCTCGTTCGCCCTGGAGTCCTCCGTGAGCATCTGGAGACGCGGACCCGTGCCGATCGTGTCGTTGGCGAGTGTGAGCACGATGCCCTTGGCGTACGAGTTGTTGGCGACCTCGTAGCGGGCGCGGTTGCGCAGGATGCGCCGGACTTCGGGCGAGAGGGCCGCGTTGGGCGACAGGCCATCCGCGTTCGCCCAGTGGCGGCGGTTGTCGATCGTGGTTTGGGCCGAGTCGAACTTGGCGCGCACGAACCGCAGTGGCGGCCGCGATGTCGTTGACGGCGCCTTGCCGCTGCCATTGAACCACGATGTCACGAATCGCTTGAGCATCATCACGCCGTACCCGGCGGCTCCAGTCGCACGAACTTCACCTTGAGCCCTTTGCCCCGGCTCGCCTTCTTGCTTTCGAGGTAGCGGTCTGCCTCGATCTGCTCCGCGAGGCCGTGCTGCTCGATGCTGCCCGAGTCGCCGCTCGCCTTGGCGGGGCCTTGGGCGCTCTGTTTGATCGCCTGCTCGATGTCGGACTCAGCCATCCCTTGTCCTCGTAAAGGTCGATGATCACGGCCATGCGCTTGCGATACCGCCGCTGCCGCTGGGCGTAAGTGTTCACCGCCGTGGAAACGGGCCGTCCCTCCAGGTGCGCCAGCCACGCCTCCTGCACCGCGTCTTCACGGTCAAGCGCAGGGACAAAGCGCAACTCGATCACGAGCCGCGCGGGGTCATCCAGAGGTGGAAGCACATGGTCCATCCGTCAGTTACCGACGGATGAAACGCTCAGCGATTGAGGATGGGGAGGGGTGGGAGCGAAGTCGTTACACGGGTAGAACTCTCTGAGCGACTCTCGCGTTTCCAGTTCACGCCAGCACACCGCCCATCGGACTTCAGCAGATGAACTGATGGTCCATCTTCTCATGCGGGGCAAGCCAGCGCCCGAACGGCTGACACGTGCAAACCGCCAAGCCGACAACACGGTGCGGGCCGAATCTCCGTACATTCGAGGAATAGGAAGGCCCGTCCTCAGCGAAGAGGACGGGCCGTTCGATGGCTGAACCTCGCGGCCGCTCGTGATTCATCTCCGATGCGAGATGACGATGGCTCGCGCAACTGACGCGGGAGGATCAGTTCTCGACAACCGCGTCGAGGACATCGGAAAGGCACTCTTCCGGGCAAGTTCCCCGCATGGCGGCCTGGAACTTGAGTGCTACGCCTCCGGCGTTGCCCGGGA encodes:
- a CDS encoding phage portal protein, which encodes MLKRFVTSWFNGSGKAPSTTSRPPLRFVRAKFDSAQTTIDNRRHWANADGLSPNAALSPEVRRILRNRARYEVANNSYAKGIVLTLANDTIGTGPRLQMLTEDSRANEVIEKSFAQWSRAINLPEKLRTMRLARAESGEVFGILTSNPAVEAPVQLDLRLVEPDQVTSPPGRLLRVGEADGITFDSFGNPISYTVLRRHPGDSGAFGFSGEFDTVPAASVVHYYRVDRPGQWRGIPDITPALPLFAQLRRYTLAVIAAAETAADFAAVIYTDAPPNGEAESLEPMDIVELEKRLATVLPGGWKLGQVHAEQPATTYAEFKREILNEIARCLNMPFNVAAGNSSGYNYASGRLDHQTYYKSIRVEQNHLQTAVL